One genomic segment of Salmo trutta unplaced genomic scaffold, fSalTru1.1, whole genome shotgun sequence includes these proteins:
- the LOC115188696 gene encoding 60S ribosomal protein L31, which produces MAPTKKGEKKKGRSAINEVVTREYTVNIHKRIHGVSFKRRAPRALKEIRKFAMKEMGTPDVRIDTRLNKAVWTKGVKNVPYRMRVRLSRKRNEDEDSPNKLYTLVTYVPVTTYKGLQTVNVDEN; this is translated from the exons ATGGCGCCTACCaagaagggagagaagaagaaggggcGTTCAGCCATCAATGAGGTGGTGACCAGAGAATACACCGTCAACATCCACAAGCGCATCCATGGAGT GAGCTTCAAGAGGAGAGCTCCTCGCGCTCTCAAGGAGATCCGCAAGTTCGCCATGAAGGAGATGGGGACTCCTGATGTACGAATCGACACCCGCCTGAACAAGGCTGTGTGGACCAAAGGCGTCAA GAATGTGCCATACAGGATGAGGGTACGATTGTCCAGGAAGCGCAATGAGGATGAAGACTCCCCAAACAAACTGTACACACTTGTCACGTATGTCCCTGTCACAACATACAAAG GTCTACAGACAGTCAATGTTGATGAGAATTAG
- the LOC115188740 gene encoding carbohydrate sulfotransferase 10-like produces the protein MQITMRHHWLLVGACGWVLLILVFANKFINFNARATDDYGEKTEMQSWTQPGVKTIKSLPAQKSDRRAPKSSDLSSLGPSSMANPTDWNTVETRRLELLSAVCKNDSLRNLTHTSINKFVLDRIFVCDKHKILFCQTPKVGNTQWKKVLIVLNGEFSTVEEIPENLVHDHEKNGLPRLSSLTEKEITKRLATYFKFFIVRDPFERLISAFKDKFVKNPRFEPWYKHDIAPAIIRKYRKSHRDNDNNKAPTGLRFEDFIRYLGDEPGRRRMDRQFGEHVIHWVTYAELCAPCDITYSVVGHHETLERDAPYILKAAGIERLVSYPTIPPGITRYNRTKVERYFSGISKRDVRRLYGRYQGDFSLFGYPSPDFLLN, from the exons ATGCAAATAACGATGCGGCACCACTGGCTGCTCGTCGGGGCTTGCGGCTGGGTGTTGCTCATCCTCGTGTTTGCCAACAAGTTTATCAATTTTAACGCCAGAGCCACGGATG ACTATGGGGAGAAGACTGAGATGCAGAGTTGGACTCAACCAGGAGTTAAGACCATCAAATCACTTCCAGCTCAGAAATCAGACAGAAGAGCTCCCAAGTCATCAGATCTG tcctcACTAGGCCCCTCCTCCATGGCCAACCCAACAGACTGGAACACTGTGGAGACGAGGCGTCTGGAGCTGCTGTCAGCCGTGTGTAAGAACGACTCCCTAAGGAACCTCACTCACACCTCAATCAACAAGTTTGTCTTGGACCGCATCTTTGTGTGCGACAAGCACAAGATCCTCTTCTGCCAGACCCCCAAAGTGGGCAACACTCAATGGAAGAAGGTCCTCATTGTTCTCAATG GAGAGTTCTCCACTGTGGAGGAGATCCCAGAGAACCTGGTTCATGACCATGAGAAGAACGGACTGCCCCGCCTCTCCTCTCTGACGGAGAAAGAAATCACTAAGAG GTTAGCCACGTACTTCAAGTTCTTCATCGTCAGAGACCCGTTCGAGCGTCTCATCTCCGCCTTCAAGGACAAGTTTGTGAAGAACCCGCGCTTCGAGCCCTGGTACAAGCACGACATCGCTCCTGCCATCATCCGCAAGTACCGCAAGAGTCACCGTGACAACGACAACAACAAGGCGCCTACGGGCCTGCGCTTCGAGGACTTCATCCGTTACCTGGGCGATGAGCCCGGGCGCCGCCGCATGGACCGTCAGTTCGGGGAGCATGTTATCCACTGGGTGACGTACGCGGAACTCTGCGCCCCCTGTGACATCACGTACAGCGTCGTGGGGCACCATGAAACTCTAGAACGCGATGCCCCCTACATCCTGAAAGCTGCTGGGATAGAGCGTCTGGTATCATACCCCACCATCCCCCCAGGGATCACCCGTTACAACCGGACCAAGGTGGAGCGCTACTTCTCAGGCATCAGCAAGCGGGACGTCAGGCGGCTTTACGGCCGGTACCAAGGAGACTTCAGCCTCTTCGGCTACCCCAGCCCGGATTTCCTGCTAAACTGA